One window from the genome of Desulforamulus ruminis DSM 2154 encodes:
- a CDS encoding LysR family transcriptional regulator substrate-binding protein, whose protein sequence is MTSVSPNIPINKLSEEPFILLEVGTTNEIIEIFEENGIRPNVHFTARDDYAIISMVESGLGISILPELVLHAHLTKSSKRNWISLPTGN, encoded by the coding sequence ATGACAAGTGTGTCTCCGAATATCCCCATCAACAAGTTATCCGAAGAGCCCTTTATCCTGTTGGAAGTAGGAACGACAAACGAGATAATAGAAATCTTTGAGGAAAATGGTATACGACCCAATGTGCACTTTACGGCCAGGGATGATTATGCCATTATCTCAATGGTCGAAAGTGGATTGGGCATCAGCATATTGCCAGAACTGGTACTGCACGCACACCTTACAAAATCGTCAAAAAGGAATTGGATAAGCCTGCCTACCGGAAACTAG
- a CDS encoding EamA family transporter, with protein MAAISVAWGTSYLLMKLGLNTIEPFTLMALRFGIAFVITYIIFFKRLNKVLSSLSKT; from the coding sequence ATTGCTGCTATTTCTGTAGCATGGGGAACATCCTATCTGCTGATGAAACTTGGACTCAATACAATTGAGCCGTTTACTTTAATGGCTCTTCGATTTGGAATTGCCTTTGTTATTACATACATTATCTTTTTCAAGCGTTTAAACAAAGTCCTTTCCAGTCTTTCAAAAACTTAA
- a CDS encoding IS110 family transposase: MGDDSLIYVGIDVASQKHDCCILNRDGSALFENFTFTNDRNGFETLISNIVSLKSASGSLNVKIGLESTGHFSTNLTNFLIGQGFEVTTFNPLHVNLYRKAQTLRKTKTDKSDARFLAAMLFSDDTKPYSPASYHISELKVLTRHRFRLLSIRSKLKTSYNRQLTILFPASYGRLVHPSEFLSCPPQPVPLRSGHRPMSFDSPYEPPCRSLTRKVWQREGDPDS, encoded by the coding sequence ATGGGAGATGATTCTTTGATCTACGTGGGTATCGATGTAGCGTCTCAGAAGCACGACTGCTGCATCCTGAATCGCGATGGCTCCGCCCTCTTTGAAAACTTCACCTTTACCAATGACCGCAACGGTTTTGAGACGCTGATAAGCAACATCGTTTCCTTAAAATCGGCTTCCGGATCTCTAAACGTAAAAATAGGGCTGGAATCCACCGGCCATTTCAGCACGAATCTCACAAACTTTCTCATTGGACAGGGGTTTGAAGTCACTACCTTCAATCCCCTCCATGTCAATCTATACCGTAAGGCACAGACTCTGAGAAAAACCAAGACCGACAAGTCGGATGCAAGATTCCTGGCTGCCATGCTCTTCTCCGATGACACCAAGCCCTATTCTCCCGCATCATATCATATCTCCGAGCTGAAAGTACTAACCCGGCACCGGTTTCGTCTGCTTTCTATACGCTCTAAACTGAAAACGTCCTATAACCGGCAGCTTACGATCCTCTTTCCGGCTTCATACGGCCGTCTGGTCCATCCATCAGAATTCTTGTCTTGCCCTCCTCAGCCAGTTCCCCTCCGCTCAGGCCATCGCCCAATGTCATTTGACTCGCCTTACGAGCCTCCTTGCAGAAGCCTCACAAGGAAGGTATGGCAGAGAGAAGGCGATCCAGATTCGTGA
- a CDS encoding IS110 family transposase: MLTVPGISYTLGAIILAEVGDITRFATPAKLLAFAGLDPSTYQSGKFSANSTPMVKRGSSYLRWALINAARLIAMRDPTFKSYMAKKKSEGKHQFVALSHVGKKLVRVIFSLLKNNSIFIPQA, translated from the coding sequence ATTCTCACGGTACCGGGCATATCTTATACCCTTGGAGCCATCATCCTGGCCGAGGTCGGCGACATTACTCGCTTTGCCACTCCGGCTAAGCTCCTTGCTTTTGCCGGTCTGGACCCTTCTACTTATCAGTCCGGTAAGTTCTCCGCCAATTCCACTCCGATGGTCAAGCGCGGTTCCTCTTATCTCCGCTGGGCTTTAATAAACGCCGCTAGACTTATTGCCATGCGCGACCCCACCTTCAAGTCTTATATGGCGAAGAAAAAATCCGAGGGTAAGCATCAATTTGTCGCTTTGAGCCATGTCGGCAAAAAACTTGTTCGTGTGATCTTCAGTCTGCTTAAAAACAACTCCATTTTTATCCCTCAGGCCTAA
- a CDS encoding metallophosphoesterase, which yields MLVFTFPAAEFAEDLLPPDSLWLTIWGSYSMIAVSYIFLLLLFIDLGLLLNNRGISFVPRAIKEHKRTPFILSGLIVGTVIVVLIYGSWNARNPVVTNYALDIEKKAGSLKQLKVVMISDIHYGKIINEPRLNPMVEMTNKLQPDIILLAGDIMDGNIDPADVRRLTAVLSLMQAKYGTFAVPGNHDRGLRDNQLLNDFEEAGVKVLKDNYIKVDDSFYIIGRDDPGRRTGKGRKELGELMKGIDASLPLILLDHQPIDLINAQAVGVDLQLSGHTNRGQIFPSNFITGQIYELDWGPLKKESYHLVVSSGYGTWGPPLRIGSNSEIVNIKMNFQ from the coding sequence TTGCTGGTCTTTACTTTTCCCGCGGCAGAATTTGCTGAAGATCTTTTACCTCCGGACAGTCTCTGGTTGACTATCTGGGGCAGTTACTCCATGATTGCTGTTTCGTATATTTTTTTACTACTGCTGTTTATAGATTTAGGCTTACTTTTGAACAATAGAGGAATAAGCTTTGTACCGAGGGCGATAAAGGAACATAAAAGAACTCCTTTTATTTTAAGTGGATTAATTGTTGGAACGGTGATTGTTGTTCTGATCTACGGTAGTTGGAATGCCCGGAATCCGGTAGTAACAAATTATGCGTTGGATATTGAAAAGAAGGCCGGTTCACTGAAGCAACTCAAGGTTGTCATGATATCCGATATTCATTATGGAAAAATAATCAATGAGCCACGGCTTAATCCCATGGTCGAAATGACTAATAAACTCCAGCCGGATATTATTTTATTGGCAGGAGATATAATGGATGGGAATATCGACCCCGCGGATGTCCGCCGGTTGACGGCTGTTTTAAGCCTTATGCAGGCTAAATATGGAACGTTTGCGGTTCCAGGAAACCATGACCGTGGGCTGCGGGATAATCAATTATTAAATGATTTTGAAGAAGCCGGGGTAAAGGTATTAAAGGACAACTATATCAAGGTTGACGACAGTTTTTATATTATAGGGAGGGACGACCCCGGACGCCGCACCGGTAAAGGAAGAAAGGAATTAGGGGAATTAATGAAGGGGATAGATGCTTCCCTGCCCCTTATTTTACTGGATCACCAGCCCATAGATTTAATCAATGCCCAGGCCGTGGGGGTGGACCTGCAGCTATCGGGCCATACCAACAGGGGGCAAATATTTCCGAGCAACTTCATAACCGGTCAAATATATGAATTGGATTGGGGCCCATTAAAAAAAGAGTCGTACCATCTAGTAGTTTCGTCTGGTTATGGCACCTGGGGCCCCCCTTTAAGAATAGGGTCTAACTCTGAAATTGTTAATATTAAAATGAATTTTCAATAA
- a CDS encoding RNA polymerase sigma factor — translation MKGVEQLVDTDIITHCQQGEEAAFDALYKTYATKALRTAYLFVGNKNIAEDIIQEAFLECYRDIKKLRNPESFQVWFNRLLVRICWRMASMERKVITESLDDNGMERLTDQQDVLEIIEASQESRIIRQAINQLSLPLKTTMILYYYNDMSIKEISQIMNCFQGTVKSRLLNGRKKLAKVLKSRPDEFPINNASGVFERECVVHE, via the coding sequence ATGAAAGGAGTTGAGCAATTGGTCGATACTGATATAATTACGCATTGTCAACAGGGAGAGGAAGCTGCTTTCGATGCATTATATAAAACCTATGCAACAAAAGCTCTACGGACAGCTTATTTATTTGTTGGCAATAAAAATATTGCTGAAGATATTATTCAAGAAGCCTTTTTAGAATGCTACCGAGATATTAAAAAATTACGTAATCCGGAATCTTTTCAGGTTTGGTTTAACCGGTTGCTGGTGAGGATTTGTTGGCGTATGGCTTCAATGGAAAGGAAAGTAATTACAGAAAGTCTTGACGATAATGGGATGGAACGCTTGACTGATCAACAGGATGTCCTTGAGATTATAGAAGCAAGCCAGGAAAGTCGCATAATTCGTCAGGCGATTAATCAACTAAGCCTTCCCTTAAAGACTACCATGATTCTCTATTACTACAATGATATGTCTATAAAGGAGATATCACAAATAATGAATTGCTTCCAAGGTACGGTTAAATCCAGATTACTAAACGGTAGAAAAAAACTTGCCAAAGTATTAAAAAGCAGGCCTGACGAATTTCCCATTAATAATGCCTCCGGGGTATTTGAAAGGGAGTGTGTTGTCCATGAATAG
- a CDS encoding helix-turn-helix domain-containing protein — MAIIINIDVMLAKRKMSVTELSERVGITMANLSILKNGKAKAIRLSTLEAICKALECQPGDILEYKSDEDSQG; from the coding sequence ATGGCGATTATAATCAATATTGACGTGATGCTGGCTAAAAGAAAAATGAGCGTAACAGAACTTTCGGAGAGGGTTGGAATAACCATGGCTAACCTTTCTATATTGAAAAATGGAAAGGCAAAAGCCATTCGATTATCAACTCTAGAGGCAATTTGTAAGGCTTTAGAATGTCAGCCTGGAGATATTTTAGAATATAAAAGTGATGAAGACAGTCAAGGATAA
- a CDS encoding DUF2975 domain-containing protein, which translates to MKRETLFLKAVVFLIGIPVLALCLFGLPWLANHPVNPDHTHMLYPTLIGIYATAIPFYFALYQAFKLLSYIDKNKAFSELSVKALKNIKYCAIIISSLYVVMMPFVYLVAEKDDAPGLIIIGMVPIFASMVVAVFAAVLQKLLKNAIDIKSENDLTV; encoded by the coding sequence ATGAAACGAGAAACACTTTTTTTAAAGGCAGTTGTTTTTCTTATCGGAATTCCGGTTCTTGCCTTGTGCCTATTTGGATTGCCTTGGTTAGCTAATCATCCGGTAAATCCGGATCATACCCATATGCTATATCCCACTTTAATCGGTATCTATGCAACGGCAATACCTTTTTACTTTGCTCTGTATCAAGCTTTTAAACTTTTAAGCTATATCGACAAGAACAAAGCTTTCTCGGAATTATCTGTAAAGGCTTTAAAGAATATAAAATACTGTGCAATCATAATCAGCAGCTTGTATGTGGTAATGATGCCATTTGTTTATCTTGTAGCAGAGAAAGACGATGCCCCAGGTCTCATCATAATCGGAATGGTCCCTATCTTTGCTTCCATGGTGGTTGCAGTCTTTGCTGCTGTTCTTCAAAAGCTTTTAAAAAATGCCATAGACATAAAATCAGAAAATGATTTAACGGTTTGA
- a CDS encoding helix-turn-helix domain-containing protein encodes MNTEKPWAEGDVGKRIGANLRQFRVSREISVEALAKQIGVSKLTLIKIERGEANPTLSVIWKIANGLNIPITALLSIQSDVSIARKKDGLKLTSSNDVLVAEPLFYSHGLMELYRGYLQPRGEYLSEAHRPGVVEFVTVMSGQLTVEVDVNTYHLEECDSIRFKGDRPHKYANPSSALTILHFVISYNHL; translated from the coding sequence ATGAACACTGAAAAGCCTTGGGCAGAAGGAGATGTGGGGAAACGAATCGGCGCAAACCTGCGGCAATTTCGTGTAAGCAGAGAAATCAGCGTGGAGGCTCTGGCCAAACAAATCGGGGTCAGCAAATTAACTCTAATTAAGATCGAACGGGGAGAAGCCAATCCCACATTGTCCGTCATATGGAAAATTGCCAATGGGCTAAACATCCCGATCACCGCGCTGTTATCCATCCAGTCGGATGTCTCCATTGCCCGGAAAAAGGATGGACTGAAACTGACCAGTTCAAACGACGTGCTTGTGGCGGAGCCTTTGTTTTACTCCCACGGCTTGATGGAGCTTTACCGGGGATACCTGCAACCCCGTGGAGAATATCTTTCGGAGGCACACCGGCCGGGAGTGGTGGAGTTCGTTACGGTTATGTCCGGTCAACTGACTGTGGAAGTGGACGTCAATACCTATCACTTAGAAGAGTGCGATTCCATTCGTTTTAAAGGGGATCGGCCTCATAAGTATGCCAATCCCTCCTCTGCTTTAACCATTCTGCACTTTGTCATTTCTTATAATCATCTTTAA
- a CDS encoding AzlC family ABC transporter permease, which translates to MMVAGKREAIKTGFMEALPLAVAIAAYGLSYGVLAMQAHFSMMSCVAMSLLVFSGSVQMVAVAMLTAGASLASVLVTSVLLNLRNLLYGAALAEGIAPAKKWRWLLSFGVSDEPFVLGSSRFKKYGPDPLYFGAVTGTFYIAWALSSLVGSLIGNQVDPQKWGLDLAFPVTFAALLVPGLKEKPVIATALAAVMIAMGVEYFMPGNEFTIIITGVFAPLVGLYLRRKPQNA; encoded by the coding sequence ATGATGGTGGCTGGGAAAAGAGAGGCGATAAAAACCGGTTTTATGGAAGCGCTGCCGCTGGCAGTGGCCATTGCGGCATATGGATTATCCTATGGCGTACTGGCAATGCAAGCTCATTTTAGCATGATGAGTTGTGTGGCAATGTCCCTGCTGGTGTTTTCCGGGTCGGTACAAATGGTCGCTGTGGCAATGTTGACGGCGGGCGCAAGTCTGGCCAGCGTGCTGGTGACCTCGGTTTTGTTAAATCTCCGGAATTTGTTATACGGAGCGGCTCTGGCCGAGGGGATTGCCCCTGCAAAGAAGTGGAGATGGTTGCTGTCCTTCGGTGTGTCGGATGAACCTTTTGTTTTAGGGAGTTCAAGATTTAAAAAATATGGACCGGACCCTCTTTATTTCGGAGCCGTTACGGGTACGTTCTACATTGCCTGGGCCTTATCTTCGCTGGTTGGATCGTTAATTGGCAATCAGGTTGATCCGCAAAAATGGGGGTTAGATTTAGCCTTTCCGGTTACTTTTGCCGCCCTTCTGGTCCCTGGCCTTAAGGAAAAACCGGTCATTGCAACGGCGCTGGCGGCCGTGATGATAGCGATGGGAGTGGAATATTTCATGCCGGGGAATGAATTTACCATCATTATTACCGGTGTCTTCGCACCGCTGGTAGGTCTTTATTTAAGGAGGAAGCCCCAAAATGCTTAA
- a CDS encoding AzlD domain-containing protein has product MLNHWLLIGLLSISTYLSRILGVEIMAGREISPSLRLYFNYVPVAIIAALIIKQILVPVNGQLVISLPVLIGCLSTAMAIKIVKMFLPSIIIGGMAGLFVRYLLG; this is encoded by the coding sequence ATGCTTAACCATTGGCTGCTCATCGGCTTACTTTCCATTTCTACTTACCTGTCCCGCATTCTTGGTGTGGAAATTATGGCGGGACGGGAGATAAGTCCGTCCTTACGTTTATATTTTAATTATGTGCCGGTTGCCATTATAGCGGCACTGATCATCAAACAAATCTTAGTTCCCGTGAATGGGCAACTGGTGATTTCACTTCCGGTTTTGATCGGCTGTCTGTCCACAGCCATGGCCATAAAGATAGTGAAAATGTTTCTTCCCTCGATTATCATTGGAGGAATGGCTGGTTTGTTCGTCCGGTATCTTTTAGGTTGA
- a CDS encoding ABC transporter permease, with protein sequence MGTCKIYWEFSRKSFQRAAAYRFDAWTRIIGNIMFLFMWGFIWYGLYHGKESVEGVSFQAMLSYILVSQALQGLHGAGTSLWEIQERVRSGDIAMEMLRPYDYPTRMLFADFGSIAFYALTAIVPLYTVLFLVLKPEVPTSFSQWGLFAVSVVLGFFIRYCIELTFGLFTFWLVETGGVEDIFYFSISLFSGSVVPLWFFPGWLEQVARYLPFQGIFFVPNSIFVGQLTGQAILNALLSQVIWLLICYAILRFVWAKASMKIVIQGG encoded by the coding sequence ATGGGAACTTGTAAAATATATTGGGAGTTCTCCCGCAAATCTTTTCAGCGGGCGGCGGCCTACCGTTTTGACGCCTGGACAAGAATCATCGGCAATATTATGTTTCTCTTCATGTGGGGATTTATTTGGTACGGGCTGTACCATGGCAAAGAATCGGTGGAAGGCGTTTCTTTTCAGGCCATGCTCAGCTATATCCTGGTCAGTCAAGCCCTCCAGGGGCTCCATGGCGCAGGCACCTCATTATGGGAAATTCAGGAGCGGGTGCGCTCCGGCGATATTGCCATGGAAATGCTGCGCCCCTATGATTACCCTACCCGCATGTTGTTTGCGGATTTCGGCAGCATTGCCTTTTATGCCCTCACCGCCATTGTACCCCTGTACACCGTGCTTTTTCTGGTTTTAAAACCGGAGGTACCTACGTCCTTCAGTCAATGGGGCTTGTTTGCGGTCTCGGTGGTTCTGGGTTTTTTCATTCGCTACTGCATTGAACTTACCTTTGGTTTGTTTACCTTTTGGTTGGTGGAAACCGGGGGAGTGGAGGATATTTTTTATTTTTCCATTTCACTTTTTTCCGGCTCGGTGGTGCCCCTTTGGTTTTTCCCCGGCTGGTTGGAGCAAGTGGCCCGTTACCTGCCCTTTCAAGGGATCTTTTTTGTGCCTAATTCCATTTTTGTGGGACAATTAACCGGACAGGCCATATTAAACGCCTTGCTTAGCCAGGTAATTTGGCTGCTGATATGCTATGCAATTTTACGCTTTGTCTGGGCCAAGGCCTCTATGAAGATTGTCATTCAAGGAGGGTAG
- a CDS encoding ABC transporter permease: MVHSWLRGIHMYFYMVSASIRAQLQYRYAFVMNILGWAMTYAGTAVTMWVLLYSFGALEGWTFWQLIFLFALAVLSWGVCMIFFFHFRSLDQYIVNGTFDRFLVRPIHPFFHFMAMKFDVGAFGQFLFSIIAVAMAYMNLQLHWQAWQWLVFLGAVAGGTLIQGGLLVAISAVAFWTTRSERLYWVLMWPAKSLMNYPLSIYPRVVQILVTFVLPFAFVNYLPALLLLGKSSENYQPFWGFLSPLVGIIFFWLCFRLWMLGLNRYKSAGS, translated from the coding sequence ATGGTACATTCCTGGCTGCGGGGAATACATATGTATTTTTATATGGTGAGCGCCAGCATCCGGGCTCAACTGCAATACCGCTATGCCTTTGTCATGAACATCCTGGGCTGGGCCATGACTTACGCGGGGACTGCCGTTACCATGTGGGTTTTGCTCTATTCCTTTGGCGCACTGGAAGGGTGGACCTTCTGGCAGTTAATCTTTTTATTTGCCCTGGCGGTGTTATCCTGGGGAGTGTGCATGATTTTTTTCTTTCACTTTCGAAGTTTGGACCAATATATTGTAAACGGCACCTTTGACCGGTTTTTGGTACGGCCCATCCATCCCTTTTTTCATTTTATGGCCATGAAATTTGATGTGGGTGCCTTTGGTCAGTTTTTGTTCAGCATCATTGCGGTAGCCATGGCCTACATGAACCTTCAACTGCACTGGCAAGCCTGGCAGTGGCTTGTTTTCCTTGGGGCGGTGGCTGGGGGAACCCTTATCCAGGGCGGCCTACTGGTAGCCATATCCGCCGTGGCCTTTTGGACTACACGCTCGGAGCGCCTTTACTGGGTGCTTATGTGGCCTGCTAAAAGCCTGATGAACTACCCTCTATCCATTTACCCCCGGGTGGTGCAGATATTGGTTACCTTTGTGCTGCCCTTTGCCTTTGTCAATTATCTTCCGGCCTTGCTTTTATTGGGCAAGTCCAGTGAAAACTATCAACCCTTTTGGGGCTTCCTAAGCCCCTTGGTGGGGATCATTTTCTTTTGGTTATGTTTTCGTCTTTGGATGCTGGGGTTAAACCGGTATAAGAGCGCGGGTTCATAA
- a CDS encoding ABC transporter ATP-binding protein, translated as MSIIEVNHLYKQYQIAKRQEGLGGALRSLFHREYTTKMAVQDISFAVKQGEVVGYVGPNGAGKSTTIKMLTGILVPTSGDIRVNGVIPFKERQKNARQIGVVFGQRTQLWWDLPTIESFELLKQVFQISDQRYRQNMTTFSDILGLGEFLHTPVRQLSLGQRMRADIAASLLHDPVILFLDEPTIGLDVVAKERMRTIIKEINRERGVTVILTTHDMSDIEKLCKRMILIDNGRVIYDGELSKIKERFGKDRVLIVDLEGENSGFVIAGTEVIKQEGNRKWLRFNRDEVTASQLIHQISQKYEIKDLTIKDPEIDVIIRHIYEKGIGSQAGA; from the coding sequence ATGAGCATAATTGAAGTTAACCATCTTTATAAACAGTATCAAATTGCTAAACGGCAAGAGGGTTTGGGAGGGGCCCTGCGGAGTCTTTTCCATCGGGAATATACCACTAAAATGGCGGTGCAGGACATTTCCTTTGCAGTGAAGCAAGGAGAAGTGGTAGGCTACGTTGGTCCCAACGGGGCGGGCAAATCCACCACCATTAAGATGCTTACGGGCATTCTGGTGCCTACCTCCGGCGATATCCGGGTGAATGGCGTGATTCCCTTTAAGGAACGGCAGAAAAACGCCCGGCAAATCGGGGTGGTCTTTGGCCAGCGGACACAGCTTTGGTGGGACCTGCCCACCATCGAATCCTTTGAACTGTTAAAGCAGGTGTTCCAAATTTCCGATCAACGTTACCGGCAAAACATGACTACCTTTTCCGACATCCTGGGTCTGGGAGAGTTCCTGCACACCCCTGTGCGCCAACTGTCCCTGGGCCAACGGATGAGGGCGGACATTGCCGCCTCCCTGCTGCACGACCCGGTAATTCTTTTTCTGGATGAGCCCACCATCGGCTTGGATGTGGTGGCGAAGGAGCGAATGCGGACCATTATCAAGGAAATTAACCGGGAGCGGGGCGTTACCGTGATCCTGACCACCCATGACATGTCCGATATTGAAAAACTATGTAAGCGGATGATTTTAATTGATAACGGGCGGGTGATCTATGACGGGGAGCTGTCCAAGATTAAAGAGAGGTTCGGCAAAGACCGGGTTTTAATCGTTGATCTGGAAGGAGAGAACTCCGGTTTTGTCATAGCTGGAACGGAAGTAATAAAACAAGAAGGGAACCGCAAGTGGTTGCGGTTTAATCGGGATGAGGTGACCGCCTCCCAATTAATCCATCAGATTTCCCAGAAGTATGAGATTAAGGATTTAACCATCAAAGACCCGGAGATTGATGTGATTATTCGGCACATCTATGAAAAGGGTATTGGCAGTCAGGCGGGTGCCTAA
- a CDS encoding 1,4-dihydroxy-2-naphthoate polyprenyltransferase, translated as MSQPIEKPHPFKIWMLAIRPKTLPAAMGPVVVGTSLAVGDSVFAFLPALAALLVSLLLQIGSNLANDVFDFKKGKDTEERTGPLRVTQAGLLTPRQVMSGMGVVFVLAFILGIYLTWVGGWVILALGIAAIVSAVAYTGGPFPLGYHGLGELFVFIFFGPVAVCGTYYVQAGNVSPAAWWASLPVGFLITAILVVNNYRDLPQDKKTGKKTLAVRLGPTGARLEFYLLLAASFAVPLVMWQQGIASARILCAWLSLPFVLPLIHDIRTKKGRPLNATLAGTARLSLIYSIFFSAGYFFEKLM; from the coding sequence ATGTCACAACCCATAGAAAAGCCACACCCTTTTAAGATCTGGATGCTGGCCATCCGCCCCAAAACCCTGCCTGCGGCCATGGGACCGGTGGTGGTCGGCACCTCCCTGGCTGTTGGCGACTCTGTTTTCGCTTTCCTGCCGGCCTTAGCCGCCCTGCTGGTATCACTGCTCCTGCAGATCGGATCCAACCTGGCCAACGATGTCTTTGATTTTAAAAAGGGGAAGGATACAGAGGAAAGAACCGGCCCCCTGCGGGTGACTCAGGCGGGACTCTTAACCCCCCGCCAGGTCATGTCCGGCATGGGCGTGGTGTTTGTTCTTGCCTTTATCCTGGGAATATATCTTACCTGGGTCGGCGGCTGGGTCATCCTGGCTCTGGGGATCGCCGCCATTGTCTCGGCCGTCGCCTACACCGGCGGGCCTTTTCCTCTGGGCTACCATGGGTTAGGAGAATTGTTTGTCTTTATCTTCTTTGGCCCGGTGGCAGTCTGCGGCACGTATTACGTTCAAGCCGGAAATGTCAGCCCCGCTGCCTGGTGGGCATCCCTCCCGGTGGGATTTTTAATCACAGCCATTTTGGTAGTTAACAATTACCGTGATTTACCCCAGGATAAAAAAACCGGTAAAAAAACCCTGGCCGTTCGCCTGGGTCCAACCGGCGCCCGGCTGGAATTCTACCTCTTACTGGCGGCCTCCTTTGCCGTGCCTCTAGTCATGTGGCAGCAAGGTATTGCCTCCGCCCGCATCCTCTGTGCCTGGTTGTCCTTACCCTTTGTACTGCCGCTCATTCATGATATCCGGACAAAAAAGGGGCGGCCCCTAAATGCCACCCTCGCCGGAACCGCCCGCTTATCATTGATTTATAGTATTTTCTTCTCTGCCGGTTATTTTTTTGAGAAACTTATGTAA